The following are encoded in a window of Flavobacterium psychrotrophum genomic DNA:
- a CDS encoding MerR family transcriptional regulator → MNNIKTTFSISDLENLSGVKAHTIRVWERRYGILTPERGETNLRSYTLDDLRKLLNIAVLTEYGIKISKVARMGGAEIEKMVVELRSTRQDIAHILHQYKLSMMTFDQALFGDTTDHLLTKMPFREVFMGYFLPFLEEVGLMWQTATIQPAHEHFISNLIRMYVVQQTALAGRKLKRGASPDYVLFLPFGEIHELGLLYLQYEIVASGKACIYLGSNMPLDSLYEINKLFTGITYITYITVLPEERPLGEYIVTLERKCRQSESALWVVGRRVSEVDLVNNPYLELFTTLHAAVAKFG, encoded by the coding sequence GTGAACAATATAAAAACTACATTTTCAATCAGCGACCTTGAAAACCTGTCAGGGGTTAAAGCGCACACGATACGTGTATGGGAACGTCGGTATGGCATCCTTACACCTGAGCGGGGTGAGACCAACCTGCGTAGTTACACGCTTGATGATTTAAGAAAACTGCTGAATATTGCTGTGCTGACCGAGTATGGCATAAAGATATCGAAGGTTGCCCGGATGGGCGGGGCGGAAATTGAAAAAATGGTGGTGGAGTTACGCAGTACCCGTCAGGATATTGCACACATCCTGCATCAGTATAAGCTTTCCATGATGACATTTGACCAGGCATTATTCGGCGACACAACCGATCATTTGCTGACCAAAATGCCATTTCGCGAAGTGTTTATGGGATACTTTCTCCCTTTTCTCGAAGAGGTAGGCCTGATGTGGCAAACAGCTACCATACAACCGGCGCACGAGCACTTTATAAGCAACCTGATTCGTATGTATGTGGTGCAACAGACGGCATTGGCGGGAAGGAAATTAAAAAGAGGGGCCTCTCCTGACTATGTACTCTTCCTGCCTTTTGGCGAAATACATGAGTTAGGGCTCCTTTATTTGCAATACGAAATCGTAGCCTCGGGTAAGGCCTGTATTTATCTGGGCAGCAATATGCCGTTGGACAGTCTTTACGAAATAAATAAGCTGTTTACGGGGATTACCTACATTACCTACATTACCGTTCTTCCGGAAGAGCGCCCGCTTGGTGAATACATCGTCACACTCGAGCGAAAGTGCCGTCAAAGTGAATCGGCGCTTTGGGTAGTGGGGCGGAGGGTTTCCGAAGTTGACCTGGTTAACAACCCTTACCTTGAACTTTTTACCACCTTGCATGCTGCCGTAGCAAAGTTCGGATAA
- a CDS encoding FAD-binding domain-containing protein has product MSEFNPEGYAGTRNFTYGSVSGLSPYLSRGVITSKEAYTTLLNNYGRSQCMPFLKQLLWREYFQRKLQFDPDTAFYPLHYIKNADIPEALLTASTSIEAIDNGIRTLYKTGYMHNHLRLYTASICFMAGFSQLLPAQWMYYHLLDGDWASNYFSWRWVGGALTGKRYIANQENINFFTGTHQEGSFLDKSYEQLTELTHVKTLSKQAEVEFRTVLPQTAMPVLKAKQPVLLYNNYNLDPIWHDKSDYHRVLLLDPSHYQRYPVSSNVLNFTLELAKNITGIQIYAGGFTELVLEYPDARFLAKEHPLFYYPGAMVEPRDWLAPDVTGDYPSFSQYFKAITKKYPEYAAA; this is encoded by the coding sequence TTGTCAGAATTCAACCCGGAAGGATATGCCGGTACACGCAATTTTACATACGGCAGTGTCTCCGGACTCTCGCCCTATCTCTCACGGGGCGTAATTACATCGAAAGAAGCGTATACAACGCTTCTAAATAATTATGGCAGAAGCCAATGCATGCCTTTTTTGAAACAGCTCCTTTGGAGGGAATATTTCCAAAGGAAACTGCAGTTTGACCCGGACACAGCTTTCTACCCGTTACATTACATTAAAAATGCAGACATTCCGGAAGCCCTGCTCACGGCATCTACAAGTATTGAAGCAATAGATAATGGCATCAGGACTTTATACAAAACGGGCTATATGCACAACCACCTGCGCCTCTATACCGCTTCAATTTGTTTCATGGCCGGTTTCAGTCAGTTACTTCCGGCACAATGGATGTATTACCACTTGCTGGACGGCGATTGGGCCAGCAATTATTTTTCATGGCGATGGGTCGGCGGTGCGCTTACCGGAAAACGCTATATTGCCAATCAGGAAAACATTAATTTTTTTACCGGAACACATCAGGAAGGCAGCTTCCTGGACAAAAGCTACGAACAACTCACGGAATTAACCCACGTTAAGACACTTTCAAAACAGGCTGAAGTCGAATTTAGGACAGTATTGCCTCAAACCGCCATGCCTGTGCTGAAGGCTAAGCAGCCGGTATTGCTCTATAACAACTATAACTTAGATCCTATATGGCATGATAAGAGCGATTACCATAGGGTGTTACTACTGGATCCTTCGCATTATCAACGGTACCCCGTTAGCAGCAACGTTTTGAATTTCACATTGGAACTTGCAAAAAATATTACAGGCATCCAAATTTACGCTGGCGGCTTTACAGAACTGGTTCTTGAATATCCTGATGCCCGGTTCCTGGCAAAGGAACACCCTCTTTTTTACTATCCTGGAGCAATGGTTGAACCCCGGGATTGGCTCGCGCCCGATGTAACCGGTGATTATCCCTCCTTTTCACAGTATTTTAAAGCAATAACAAAAAAATATCCCGAATATGCAGCCGCTTAA